In Devosia beringensis, a single window of DNA contains:
- a CDS encoding ABC transporter ATP-binding protein produces the protein MTDLPGRRPPPIPESTPSFRERIDNLRHLGRLLAQIWRTSKVLTAASIGLRLVASLQPIAMLYIGKLLIDAVVALTGAPAPGPGFADWWESGLLTPVAVLLAVELGLVLVSDLLSRITGLVDAVLSELHSNTVSVELMAHAARLDLVHFESAEYQDKLERARRQAAGRNALLSQMFGQAQDIITVATLAAGLFVYAPWLILLLPISFAPAVWGEARFNTLAYMLSRWRTPERRELEYIRHVGASAETAKEIKLFGLGGFLIERFKTLAQGIFLDNRRIAMQRAFWGALFSAISTLTYYGAYGFIVWRTIIGDFSIGDLAFLSGSFLRLNGLFQKLLLGFTQIAGQSMYLDDLFSFFEIEPSIVSPAVPKPFPDPIQTGIVFEDVGFRYPDTETWALRHLSFTLRAGETLALVGENGAGKTTIVKLLTRLYDPDEGRITVDGIDLKDFAVGDIHAHIGVIFQDFIRYSLSARDNIGVGRIEAQQDMARIEDAAERSLANAVIAKLPLGYDQQLGRLFKKGRDLSGGEWQKVAIARAYMRDAGLIILDEPTAALDAKAEAEVFSRFKSLAAGKTAVIISHRFSTVRMADRILVMENGAILEAGTHAELLALAGRYAELFDLQAAGYR, from the coding sequence ATGACCGACCTTCCCGGGCGCCGCCCGCCGCCCATCCCCGAATCCACCCCCAGTTTCCGCGAGCGCATCGACAATCTGCGCCATCTCGGGCGGCTGCTGGCGCAGATCTGGCGCACCAGCAAGGTTCTCACCGCCGCCAGCATCGGCCTGCGGCTGGTGGCCTCGCTGCAGCCCATCGCCATGCTCTATATCGGCAAGCTGCTGATCGATGCGGTGGTGGCGCTGACCGGCGCTCCGGCCCCGGGGCCAGGTTTTGCCGACTGGTGGGAAAGCGGGCTACTGACGCCGGTGGCCGTGCTGCTGGCGGTCGAACTGGGCCTGGTGCTGGTATCGGACCTGCTGAGCCGGATTACCGGACTGGTCGACGCGGTCCTCTCCGAGCTGCATTCCAACACGGTCAGCGTCGAGCTGATGGCGCATGCGGCGCGGCTCGATCTCGTGCATTTCGAGTCGGCCGAATACCAGGACAAGCTGGAACGCGCCCGTCGGCAGGCGGCAGGGCGCAATGCCCTGCTCAGCCAGATGTTCGGGCAGGCGCAGGACATCATCACCGTGGCGACGCTGGCGGCGGGCCTCTTTGTCTATGCGCCCTGGCTGATCCTGCTGCTGCCGATCAGCTTTGCGCCGGCCGTCTGGGGCGAGGCGCGGTTCAATACCCTGGCCTATATGCTCAGCCGCTGGCGCACGCCGGAGCGGCGCGAGCTCGAATACATCCGCCATGTCGGCGCCAGCGCCGAAACGGCCAAGGAGATCAAGCTGTTCGGGCTGGGCGGCTTCCTGATCGAGCGGTTCAAGACGCTGGCGCAGGGGATTTTCCTCGACAATCGCCGCATCGCCATGCAGCGCGCCTTCTGGGGCGCGCTGTTCTCGGCGATCTCGACGCTGACCTATTACGGCGCTTATGGCTTTATCGTCTGGCGCACCATCATTGGCGATTTCTCCATCGGCGACCTGGCCTTTCTCTCCGGCTCGTTCCTGCGGCTCAACGGGCTGTTCCAGAAACTGCTGCTCGGCTTTACCCAGATTGCCGGGCAATCGATGTATCTGGACGATCTGTTCTCCTTCTTCGAGATCGAGCCGAGTATCGTCTCGCCGGCCGTGCCCAAGCCCTTCCCCGATCCGATCCAAACCGGCATCGTCTTTGAGGATGTCGGCTTCCGCTATCCCGATACCGAGACCTGGGCGCTGCGCCATCTCAGTTTCACCCTGAGGGCCGGCGAGACGCTGGCTTTGGTGGGCGAGAATGGCGCGGGCAAGACCACGATCGTCAAGCTGCTGACCCGGCTCTACGACCCCGACGAGGGGCGCATCACCGTAGACGGCATCGACCTCAAGGACTTTGCCGTGGGTGATATCCACGCCCATATCGGGGTGATTTTCCAGGATTTCATCCGCTACAGCCTCAGCGCGCGCGACAATATCGGGGTGGGTCGGATCGAAGCGCAGCAGGACATGGCGCGCATTGAGGATGCCGCCGAGCGGAGCCTGGCCAATGCGGTGATCGCCAAGCTGCCGCTTGGCTATGACCAGCAGCTGGGGCGCCTGTTCAAGAAGGGCCGCGATCTCAGCGGCGGGGAATGGCAGAAGGTGGCCATTGCCCGGGCCTATATGCGCGATGCCGGGCTGATCATTCTGGACGAACCCACCGCGGCGCTCGACGCCAAGGCCGAGGCGGAAGTGTTTTCCCGCTTCAAGAGCCTGGCCGCCGGCAAGACCGCGGTGATCATTTCGCATCGTTTTTCCACGGTGCGCATGGCCGACCGCATCCTGGTGATGGAGAACGGAGCGATCCTCGAAGCCGGCACCCACGCAGAACTGCTGGCGCTGGCGGGGCGCTATGCCGAACTGTTCGACCTGCAGGCGGCAGGCTATCGCTAG
- a CDS encoding acrylyl-CoA reductase family protein, which translates to MTFRALLTDRDAAGKVSSAVTEIDDSRLPAGNVTVDIDWAGLNFKDGLCLTGGGGLVRAYPHVAGIDFAGTVRDSADDRYAAGDAVVLTGWRVGETQWGGFAERARVSADWLVPLPHGLSTRDAMVVGTAGLTAMLAISRLEAAGLAPDAGPVLVTGAAGGVGSIATALLAKLGYEVAALSGRPQHAEALTALGATSLVDRHAFLAEPDKPLESARWAAAIDNVGGQVLGKLLKQIRYGGAVASIGNAGGIELQTNVLPFILRGVSLLGIDSVLQPFPARIAAWQRLAQTLDLAAYGAMVREIGLEDLPQAAEQILAGEIRGRVLVNPR; encoded by the coding sequence ATGACTTTTCGCGCATTGCTCACCGATCGGGACGCCGCCGGCAAGGTCAGCTCGGCCGTGACCGAAATCGACGACAGCCGCCTGCCCGCAGGCAATGTAACGGTCGACATCGACTGGGCCGGCCTCAACTTCAAGGATGGCCTCTGCCTGACCGGCGGCGGCGGGCTGGTCCGGGCCTATCCGCACGTCGCCGGCATCGATTTTGCCGGTACGGTGCGCGACAGTGCCGATGATCGCTACGCGGCCGGCGACGCCGTGGTGCTGACCGGCTGGCGGGTCGGGGAGACGCAATGGGGCGGCTTTGCCGAACGCGCCCGTGTCAGCGCCGACTGGCTGGTGCCGCTGCCGCACGGGCTTTCCACCCGTGACGCCATGGTGGTGGGGACGGCAGGCCTTACCGCCATGCTGGCGATCAGCCGGCTCGAGGCGGCGGGCCTGGCGCCCGATGCCGGCCCGGTGCTGGTCACTGGTGCCGCAGGCGGTGTCGGCTCCATCGCCACGGCCCTGCTGGCCAAGCTTGGCTATGAGGTTGCCGCGCTATCGGGGCGGCCGCAGCATGCCGAGGCGCTGACCGCGCTCGGGGCCACCAGCCTTGTCGATCGCCATGCCTTTCTTGCCGAGCCCGACAAGCCGCTGGAATCCGCGCGCTGGGCGGCGGCCATCGACAATGTCGGCGGCCAAGTGTTGGGCAAGCTGCTCAAGCAGATCCGCTATGGCGGCGCCGTCGCCAGTATCGGCAATGCCGGCGGCATCGAGCTGCAGACCAATGTGCTGCCCTTCATCCTGCGCGGCGTCAGCCTGCTAGGCATCGACAGCGTTTTGCAGCCGTTCCCGGCCCGTATCGCCGCCTGGCAGCGCCTCGCCCAGACCCTGGACCTGGCCGCCTATGGCGCCATGGTGCGCGAGATCGGGCTCGAGGACCTGCCGCAGGCGGCCGAGCAGATCCTGGCCGGCGAGATACGGGGCAGGGTCCTGGTCAACCCGCGCTAG
- a CDS encoding FKBP-type peptidyl-prolyl cis-trans isomerase encodes MTEANIEARTGDIVRINYDGRLTDGTSFDSSAGRQPLEVKLGEGQVIPGLEAHLIGMAQGAKSTVTIPCDQAYGPHRAEAIQTVDRDKVPAGLDVAVGTKLQARTTDGSLLPIRVVAVDDATIKVDANHPLAGKDLVFDVELVEIVQAA; translated from the coding sequence ATGACCGAAGCCAATATCGAAGCAAGAACCGGCGACATCGTCCGCATCAATTACGACGGGCGTCTCACCGATGGCACCAGTTTTGACAGTTCGGCCGGGCGTCAGCCCCTGGAGGTCAAGTTGGGCGAAGGCCAGGTCATTCCCGGGCTCGAAGCCCACCTGATCGGCATGGCGCAGGGCGCCAAGTCGACCGTCACCATTCCCTGCGACCAGGCCTATGGCCCCCATCGCGCCGAGGCCATCCAGACCGTCGATCGCGACAAGGTCCCCGCCGGTCTCGACGTCGCCGTCGGCACCAAGCTACAGGCCAGGACCACCGATGGCAGCCTGCTGCCGATCCGCGTCGTGGCGGTGGATGACGCTACCATCAAGGTCGATGCCAACCATCCGCTGGCCGGCAAGGATCTGGTATTCGACGTCGAGCTGGTCGAGATCGTACAGGCGGCGTAA
- a CDS encoding ABC transporter substrate-binding protein, which produces MNKFFAVTAAVSAVALLSVAPTMAQGKTLTISWWGFNGEKLESIILAPFRAQCGCEIVFETGNNGERLNKIQIRNGGGVDVAYFSDSYSQLGIEAGLFQKIDPAKLPNLAGAYDLAKDPQGGYGPAYSIGRVGIVYDSSKVSTPITSWNDLWREDLAASLTLPGITTTAGPMVVLKAGDHAEVDAFEDADAAFASVAALKPNVVKNYNTGSEMINLFSTGEVSAAVAQDFTLAQIQAAVPTAVWAELGEGAIATLNTVNIPTGAAEPELAYEFINFILSPEIQQQLAEQGVDAPVNTSVTLTPEQAALWTYGADVIAGLQRVDYVKLNAAKTGWIERWNEVFGM; this is translated from the coding sequence ATGAACAAATTCTTCGCTGTAACCGCCGCGGTCTCTGCCGTGGCGCTGCTCTCAGTGGCCCCCACCATGGCCCAGGGCAAGACACTGACAATCTCGTGGTGGGGCTTTAACGGGGAAAAGCTCGAGTCGATCATCCTGGCGCCATTCCGCGCGCAGTGCGGCTGCGAGATCGTGTTTGAAACCGGCAATAATGGCGAGCGCCTCAACAAGATCCAGATCCGCAATGGCGGCGGCGTCGACGTTGCCTATTTCTCCGACAGCTATAGCCAGCTGGGCATCGAAGCCGGCCTGTTCCAGAAGATCGACCCGGCCAAGCTGCCCAACCTGGCCGGCGCCTATGACCTGGCCAAGGATCCACAGGGCGGCTACGGCCCGGCCTATTCGATCGGCCGCGTCGGCATTGTCTATGACTCGAGCAAGGTCAGCACCCCGATCACCTCGTGGAACGATTTGTGGCGCGAAGACCTGGCCGCCTCGCTGACGCTGCCTGGCATTACCACGACGGCGGGTCCGATGGTGGTGCTCAAGGCTGGCGATCATGCCGAGGTCGATGCCTTCGAGGACGCCGATGCGGCCTTTGCCAGCGTCGCCGCGCTCAAGCCCAATGTGGTCAAGAACTACAATACCGGCTCGGAGATGATCAACCTGTTCTCGACCGGGGAAGTCAGCGCCGCCGTGGCGCAGGACTTCACCCTCGCCCAGATCCAGGCCGCCGTTCCCACCGCCGTGTGGGCCGAGCTCGGCGAAGGCGCCATTGCTACCCTCAACACGGTCAATATCCCGACCGGTGCGGCCGAGCCCGAGTTGGCCTATGAGTTCATCAACTTCATCCTGAGCCCCGAAATCCAGCAGCAACTGGCCGAGCAGGGCGTCGATGCGCCGGTGAACACCTCGGTGACGCTGACGCCGGAACAGGCCGCCCTGTGGACCTATGGCGCCGACGTGATTGCCGGGCTGCAGCGGGTCGACTATGTCAAGCTCAACGCGGCCAAGACCGGCTGGATCGAACGCTGGAATGAAGTGTTCGGCATGTAA
- a CDS encoding ABC transporter permease yields the protein MKRYAGWTLALPATLLVVVFLVIPVLATIWTTFTTPAGPFATYTAFFGSGFRRTVLMRTIQISLATTAIAVVIGFLTAYVVSRSPGWLKSILIVAAVFPLLTGVVVRSFAWLIILGKNGILNSTLLNLGLIGEPMAMLYTPGAVIVAMVYLFVPLMILTLVGVLESIPDDLIQASASLGAKPVATFMQVTLPLAVPGLIVGAVLVFTGSFTSYATPQLLGGEQVMMMGTLMYQQAMVTFDWVAASTIAAVMVVITIAIVLVMTRLARRLNPMAV from the coding sequence ATGAAACGCTATGCAGGCTGGACACTGGCCCTTCCCGCGACCCTGCTGGTCGTGGTGTTCCTGGTGATCCCGGTGCTGGCTACCATCTGGACCACCTTCACCACGCCGGCTGGTCCCTTTGCCACCTATACCGCCTTTTTCGGCAGCGGCTTCCGCCGCACGGTGCTGATGCGCACCATCCAGATTTCGCTGGCGACCACGGCCATTGCCGTGGTGATCGGCTTCCTCACGGCCTATGTGGTGTCTCGGTCGCCGGGGTGGCTCAAATCCATCCTGATTGTCGCGGCAGTATTTCCGCTGCTGACCGGGGTGGTGGTGCGCTCGTTTGCCTGGCTGATCATCCTGGGCAAGAACGGCATCCTCAACTCCACCCTGCTCAATCTGGGCCTGATCGGCGAGCCGATGGCCATGCTCTACACGCCCGGCGCGGTGATCGTGGCCATGGTCTATCTCTTCGTGCCGCTGATGATCCTGACCCTGGTGGGCGTGCTCGAATCCATTCCCGACGACCTGATCCAGGCCTCGGCCTCGCTGGGCGCCAAACCGGTGGCCACCTTCATGCAGGTCACCCTGCCGCTGGCCGTGCCGGGCCTGATCGTGGGCGCCGTGCTGGTGTTTACCGGCAGCTTTACCTCCTATGCCACGCCGCAATTGCTGGGCGGCGAACAGGTCATGATGATGGGCACGCTGATGTATCAGCAGGCCATGGTCACCTTTGACTGGGTCGCGGCCTCCACCATTGCTGCCGTCATGGTGGTGATCACCATCGCCATCGTGCTGGTGATGACCCGGCTGGCGCGCCGCCTCAACCCGATGGCTGTCTGA
- a CDS encoding ABC transporter permease, translating to MMTRSIHPLLIAGTVLVFIFLVGPLVIVVGSALSDTSYLTFPPQGLSLRWFENIFAIDAFRRTILTSLQTAVLATVIALILGIPAAYALNRHRIQLPGWLSTLFVLPVLVPELVLGFSLLKNVAVQLEAPIYLALLFGHALLVLPYVVRVISASLASFDFSIEEAAISLGSPPLKTFFTILLPNVRSGVIAAFILAFITSINDVSISIFLTGPGLSTLPIQLLAHMEQFFDPTVASVSVLLMGLTVAVMAIVERTLGLTFLAK from the coding sequence CTGATGACCCGGTCCATTCATCCCCTGCTGATCGCCGGCACCGTGCTGGTCTTCATTTTCCTCGTCGGGCCGCTGGTCATCGTGGTTGGCTCCGCCCTGAGCGATACCAGCTACCTTACCTTCCCCCCGCAGGGCCTGTCGCTGCGCTGGTTCGAGAACATCTTTGCCATCGATGCCTTCCGCCGCACGATTCTCACCAGTCTGCAGACCGCAGTTCTGGCAACGGTGATCGCGCTGATCCTGGGCATTCCGGCCGCCTATGCGCTCAACCGCCACCGCATACAGCTACCGGGCTGGCTTTCGACGCTGTTCGTGCTGCCCGTGCTGGTGCCCGAGCTGGTGCTGGGCTTTTCACTGCTCAAGAACGTTGCCGTGCAGCTCGAGGCGCCGATCTATCTGGCGCTGCTGTTCGGCCATGCCCTGCTGGTGCTGCCCTATGTGGTGCGGGTGATCAGCGCTTCGCTGGCCTCCTTCGACTTTTCCATCGAAGAAGCCGCGATCAGCCTGGGCTCGCCGCCGCTCAAGACCTTCTTCACCATCCTGCTGCCCAATGTGCGCTCGGGCGTCATCGCCGCCTTCATCCTGGCCTTCATCACCTCGATCAATGACGTCTCGATCTCGATCTTTCTGACCGGGCCGGGCCTGTCCACCCTGCCCATCCAGCTGCTGGCCCATATGGAGCAGTTCTTTGATCCCACGGTTGCCTCGGTATCGGTGCTGCTGATGGGGCTGACCGTTGCCGTGATGGCCATTGTCGAGCGTACGCTCGGCCTCACCTTCCTAGCCAAGTAG
- a CDS encoding ABC transporter ATP-binding protein, with translation MTQALSLQSISAHYGTTQVLENLSLDVAEGELVSLLGASGCGKTTTLRLIAGFLQPTSGRITLGGRDLTELPPHQRDIGLVFQNYALFPHLSVADNVGFGLKQRGIAGAARAKRVDAMLERVGMAHLAARLPGALSGGQKQRVALARALVIEPPLLMFDEPLSNLDAKLRVDMRVEIRKLQRANGTTSVYVTHDQEEAFSISDRVAIMHAGRIMQLDTPERLYQRPANAFVARFVGFENLIAMRVTARDGAKITAEADGGVRLTLSLEQFGQIPDSFVLACRADGLMVTDDKAMEGIPATLGLRTYLGRAYQYQCETPAGPLLANGALTRPLEPGATAKLVPVPEQCTILAPE, from the coding sequence ATGACCCAGGCCCTTTCCCTCCAGTCGATCTCCGCCCATTACGGCACTACCCAGGTGCTGGAGAACCTCTCGCTCGACGTCGCCGAGGGCGAGCTGGTCTCGCTGCTGGGCGCCAGCGGCTGCGGCAAGACCACGACGCTGCGGCTGATCGCCGGCTTTCTGCAGCCGACATCGGGCCGCATCACCCTGGGCGGACGCGACCTGACCGAATTGCCGCCGCATCAGCGCGACATCGGCCTGGTGTTCCAGAACTATGCCTTGTTCCCGCACCTGTCAGTGGCCGACAATGTCGGCTTCGGCCTCAAGCAGCGCGGCATTGCCGGGGCCGCGCGGGCCAAGCGGGTCGACGCCATGCTCGAGCGCGTCGGCATGGCGCATCTGGCGGCGCGACTGCCGGGTGCCCTGTCGGGTGGACAGAAACAGCGCGTGGCTTTGGCACGGGCGCTGGTGATCGAGCCGCCGCTGCTGATGTTTGATGAGCCGCTAAGCAATCTCGACGCCAAGCTGCGCGTCGACATGCGGGTGGAAATCCGCAAGCTGCAGCGCGCCAACGGCACGACCTCGGTCTATGTCACGCATGACCAGGAAGAGGCCTTCTCGATCTCGGACCGCGTCGCCATCATGCATGCCGGGCGCATCATGCAGCTCGATACGCCCGAGCGGCTCTATCAGCGGCCGGCCAATGCCTTTGTCGCGCGCTTTGTCGGCTTCGAGAACCTGATTGCCATGCGCGTGACAGCCCGCGACGGCGCCAAGATCACCGCCGAGGCCGATGGTGGGGTCAGGCTGACGCTGTCGCTGGAACAGTTCGGGCAGATCCCGGACAGCTTCGTTCTGGCCTGCCGGGCTGACGGGCTGATGGTCACCGATGACAAGGCGATGGAAGGCATTCCGGCCACGCTGGGCCTGCGCACCTATCTGGGCCGCGCCTATCAGTATCAGTGCGAGACCCCCGCCGGCCCCCTGCTGGCCAATGGGGCGCTGACACGGCCACTGGAGCCGGGTGCCACGGCCAAGCTGGTGCCTGTGCCCGAGCAGTGCACCATCCTGGCGCCGGAATAG
- a CDS encoding amidohydrolase family protein has protein sequence MTIILTNAWVLTLDADFTEHNPGWVQIDGTTITALGAGAPPAIAGAEIVDCGGDIVMPGMVNTHCHMGMSVFRGLAEDVDDRLYRYILPLERKFVTPDMVRIGSALSALEMIEGGVTTVADMYYFETEVGAVVAEAGLRAIIGQTLADFNAPDHADFDTGFALVEELVDSFAGHALITPSIAPHAPYSTGPAVMARIAQWSDEHPDVRVQIHLAESQLEVDWALKEYQSSSVAVVQRSGLLRPGLIAAHCLHLSDADIGLMVAAGVGVATNPRSNGKAGRGIARVEAMRAAGLPVGIGSDGPMSGNTLDLFAQFAPVSMFAKLLAGSRKPLPARDVIAMATIEGARVLGLDSLTGSLEAGKQADMIRVGIGATRLQPIYDPYSMLVFAAGPTDVTDVMVAGRWLKRAGAVTTLEPKKILRDAMQIASAFKAEMIRIDGEQS, from the coding sequence ATGACCATCATCCTCACCAATGCCTGGGTGCTGACGCTCGACGCTGATTTCACCGAGCACAATCCGGGCTGGGTGCAGATCGATGGCACGACCATTACCGCGCTCGGTGCCGGCGCGCCGCCAGCCATCGCCGGGGCCGAGATCGTGGACTGTGGTGGCGACATCGTCATGCCGGGCATGGTCAATACCCATTGCCATATGGGCATGTCGGTGTTTCGCGGCCTGGCCGAAGATGTCGATGACCGGCTCTACCGTTATATCCTGCCGCTGGAGCGCAAGTTCGTCACGCCCGACATGGTGCGGATCGGTTCGGCGCTGTCGGCGCTGGAGATGATCGAGGGCGGCGTCACCACTGTCGCCGACATGTATTACTTTGAAACCGAGGTCGGCGCCGTGGTGGCCGAGGCCGGGTTGCGGGCCATCATCGGGCAGACCCTGGCCGACTTCAACGCGCCCGACCATGCCGATTTCGACACCGGCTTTGCCCTGGTGGAAGAGCTGGTCGATAGCTTTGCCGGCCACGCCCTTATCACCCCGTCGATTGCGCCGCATGCACCCTATTCGACGGGACCTGCCGTCATGGCGCGGATTGCGCAGTGGTCGGATGAGCATCCCGACGTGCGCGTGCAGATCCATCTGGCGGAAAGCCAGCTTGAGGTGGACTGGGCGCTGAAAGAGTACCAGAGCTCGAGCGTCGCCGTGGTGCAGCGGTCCGGCCTGCTGCGACCCGGCCTGATCGCCGCCCATTGCCTGCATCTGAGCGATGCCGATATCGGCCTGATGGTGGCGGCCGGCGTGGGCGTCGCCACCAATCCACGCTCTAATGGCAAGGCGGGGCGCGGCATTGCTCGCGTCGAGGCGATGCGCGCGGCCGGCCTGCCGGTGGGGATTGGCAGCGACGGGCCGATGAGCGGCAATACGCTCGATCTCTTTGCCCAGTTCGCGCCGGTCTCGATGTTCGCCAAGCTGCTGGCCGGTTCGCGCAAACCGCTGCCGGCGCGCGACGTGATCGCCATGGCCACCATCGAGGGGGCCCGCGTGCTGGGGCTCGATAGCCTGACCGGCTCGCTGGAAGCGGGCAAGCAGGCGGACATGATCCGCGTCGGCATCGGCGCCACGCGCTTGCAACCGATCTACGATCCCTATTCAATGCTGGTCTTTGCTGCCGGCCCGACCGACGTGACCGATGTCATGGTGGCGGGACGCTGGTTGAAGCGGGCCGGCGCCGTGACGACGCTCGAGCCCAAAAAAATCCTGCGCGACGCGATGCAGATCGCCAGCGCCTTCAAGGCGGAAATGATCCGCATCGACGGAGAGCAAAGTTGA
- a CDS encoding nucleoside hydrolase: protein MTRRVIIDTDPGLDDAVAILFALNCPQFEVIGLTTVAGNIGLERTTTNAGGLLAAVGRSDIPVFSGAAVAMARDNIDAIVIHGDDGLRGVTLPPPMVAARAGAVDWLAETLMAAPSGSIDILALGPLTNIAHLISHHPAAAGRIGHLVAMGGTIFEPGNAGPGSEFNFASDPEAVATVLHSDIRTTIVPLDVTRRVRADRDYVEALRGGPAGTIAADLLTGYLQDDRQSRPLHDPCVMLLAAEPALFALEVHRLTVNLGDDADAGALTESANGSPVVVAMRVDVAGALALLASAFG from the coding sequence ATGACCAGACGCGTCATCATCGATACCGATCCGGGCCTCGACGACGCCGTGGCCATTCTGTTCGCGCTCAACTGCCCGCAGTTCGAGGTCATCGGCCTGACCACGGTGGCCGGCAATATCGGGCTGGAGCGGACAACGACCAATGCCGGAGGCCTGCTGGCGGCGGTGGGTCGCAGCGATATTCCCGTATTCTCTGGCGCCGCCGTGGCCATGGCGCGCGACAATATTGACGCCATCGTCATTCACGGCGATGATGGCTTGCGCGGCGTGACCCTGCCGCCGCCCATGGTGGCGGCGCGGGCCGGCGCCGTCGACTGGCTGGCCGAGACGCTGATGGCCGCGCCGAGCGGGTCGATCGACATTCTGGCGCTCGGACCGCTCACCAATATTGCGCATCTGATCAGCCACCATCCGGCCGCTGCCGGGCGCATCGGGCACCTGGTGGCCATGGGCGGCACGATTTTCGAGCCCGGCAATGCCGGGCCGGGTTCTGAATTCAACTTCGCTTCGGACCCCGAGGCAGTGGCCACGGTGCTGCATTCGGACATCCGCACCACCATCGTGCCGCTCGATGTCACCCGCCGCGTGCGGGCCGACCGGGACTATGTCGAAGCGCTGCGCGGCGGCCCTGCCGGCACGATCGCCGCCGATCTGCTTACAGGCTATCTGCAGGATGACCGCCAGAGCCGGCCGCTGCATGATCCCTGCGTCATGCTGCTGGCGGCGGAGCCGGCCCTGTTCGCCCTCGAGGTTCACCGCCTTACCGTCAACCTGGGCGACGATGCCGATGCCGGTGCGCTGACCGAGAGCGCCAATGGCTCGCCCGTCGTGGTGGCCATGCGGGTCGATGTTGCCGGCGCGCTGGCGCTGCTGGCCAGCGCCTTTGGCTAG
- a CDS encoding M20 aminoacylase family protein produces the protein MTLGDNDPFELAAMTALRQDLHRHPELGFEEVRTSAIVAQWLEDAGIAVHRGLGQTGVVGTLQVGTGTRAIALRADMDALAMPELGDLPYGSTTPNTMHACGHDGHTVMLLAAARHLARSRNFSGTVHFIFQPAEEGRGGARAMLADGFLERFPIDAVYGLHNMPGLAPDEMAVVAGPQLASSDSWEVTFHGIGTHGAKPHLGRDAMTAAAHFLTALHTIVARRVDPLQPAVVSACAIGGGDFRALNVIPDDVRIGGTARAYAAGVRDQLETEIGQLAHGIATSFGITASYSFTRRIAPVINDASVTATALSAAARVTGRPVVTDFPPSTAGDDFAEFGARVPGCYVWLGNGPAVDGALHHNSRYDFNDDAILTGARYWTTLVEQELV, from the coding sequence ATGACCCTCGGCGACAATGATCCCTTCGAGCTTGCCGCGATGACTGCCCTGCGCCAGGACCTGCATCGCCATCCCGAGCTGGGCTTTGAAGAGGTCCGCACCAGCGCCATTGTCGCCCAGTGGTTGGAGGATGCCGGCATCGCCGTGCATCGCGGCCTGGGCCAGACCGGCGTCGTCGGCACGCTGCAGGTCGGCACGGGCACGCGCGCCATTGCCCTGCGCGCCGATATGGATGCGCTGGCCATGCCCGAACTGGGCGATCTGCCCTATGGCTCGACCACGCCCAATACCATGCATGCCTGCGGCCATGACGGCCACACCGTCATGCTGCTCGCCGCCGCCCGCCATCTGGCGCGCAGCCGCAATTTCTCCGGCACGGTGCACTTCATCTTCCAGCCCGCCGAAGAGGGCCGAGGCGGCGCCCGCGCCATGCTGGCTGACGGCTTCCTCGAGCGCTTCCCGATTGATGCCGTCTATGGCCTGCACAATATGCCGGGCCTGGCTCCCGACGAGATGGCGGTGGTCGCCGGCCCGCAGCTGGCGTCGTCGGATAGCTGGGAAGTGACCTTCCACGGCATCGGCACGCATGGCGCCAAGCCCCATCTCGGGCGCGACGCCATGACGGCGGCGGCCCATTTCCTCACCGCCCTGCACACCATTGTCGCGCGCCGTGTCGATCCACTGCAGCCAGCCGTGGTCAGCGCCTGTGCCATCGGTGGCGGCGATTTTCGCGCCCTCAATGTCATTCCCGACGATGTCCGCATCGGCGGCACGGCCCGCGCCTATGCCGCCGGTGTGCGCGACCAGCTCGAGACGGAAATCGGCCAGCTGGCCCACGGCATTGCCACGAGCTTCGGCATCACCGCCAGCTACAGCTTCACCCGCCGCATCGCGCCGGTGATCAATGATGCGAGCGTCACCGCCACGGCATTGTCAGCCGCCGCGCGGGTCACGGGTCGTCCGGTGGTGACCGATTTCCCGCCCTCGACGGCTGGCGATGACTTTGCCGAATTCGGCGCCAGGGTGCCCGGCTGCTATGTCTGGCTTGGCAATGGACCTGCCGTCGACGGCGCCCTGCATCACAATTCGCGTTACGACTTCAACGACGACGCCATCCTGACCGGCGCCCGCTACTGGACCACCCTGGTGGAACAGGAACTGGTCTAG